The Polluticoccus soli sequence AATTAACGGGTATGAAAAACGCCAGCGAGGCGGTAGCCACCGCGCTCAGGCAAATGGTAGCCTACGCCCGCCCCGGCATGAGCACCAAAGAGCTGGACGACTTTGGCAACGAAGTGCTGCGCAATTTCGGCGCGAGGTCAGCCCCCAGCCTGGCTTACAAATTTCCCGGCTGTACCTGCATCAGTGTCAACAATGAGTTTTGCCACGGCATACCTTCCGCCAAAAGGATACTTGCCGAGGGCGACCTGGTCAACATAGACGTATCTGCGGAGCTGAATGGCTTCTGGTCGGACAATGGTGCATCATTCGTACTTGGCAAAGACATCCATGGCCACCAGGCCCTGGTAGATGCCTCGCGCGACATTCTTCAAAAAGCGATCAACAATATCAAAGGCGGCGTCCGCATATCCGACATCGGCTGGCTGATAGAAACAGAAGCAAAAAAGAAGGGTCTGAAAGTGGTCAAGAATCTTACCGGGCATGGCGTTGGCCGCGGCCTTCACGAAGAGCCTTTTGAAATAGCCAACTACCGCGACAAGTTCAACAGGCAGCGCTTTAAGAAGAATTCTGTAGTAGCTATCGAGACCTTTATTTCTACTGATTCATCCATAGCTGTAACCCTCGCCGACGACTGGACCATGGTAGGTAACAGGGGCGGTTTTATGGCGCAGCATGAGCACACCATAGTAGTGACCGACGGTAAGCCGGTAATACTTACCGCGATGAATGGGATATGGAACCAATAAAAAAAGGGATGCA is a genomic window containing:
- the map gene encoding type I methionyl aminopeptidase, with translation MSINNEAELTGMKNASEAVATALRQMVAYARPGMSTKELDDFGNEVLRNFGARSAPSLAYKFPGCTCISVNNEFCHGIPSAKRILAEGDLVNIDVSAELNGFWSDNGASFVLGKDIHGHQALVDASRDILQKAINNIKGGVRISDIGWLIETEAKKKGLKVVKNLTGHGVGRGLHEEPFEIANYRDKFNRQRFKKNSVVAIETFISTDSSIAVTLADDWTMVGNRGGFMAQHEHTIVVTDGKPVILTAMNGIWNQ